In a genomic window of Cyprinus carpio isolate SPL01 chromosome A10, ASM1834038v1, whole genome shotgun sequence:
- the LOC109097414 gene encoding transcription factor SPT20 homolog isoform X3, which produces MQQVLEYALDRAEYIVESARQRPSKRRVSSSGRKSLYQKLYELYIEECEKEPELKKLRRNVNLLEKLVSQESVSCLVVNLYPGNEGYSLMLRGKNGSDSETIRLRYEETELLEYLDAEELPPILVDLLEKSQVNIFHCGCVIAEVRDYRQSGNAKMPTYQSRHILLRPTMQTLICDVHAMTSDHHKWTQDDKLQLESQLILATAEPLCLDPSVSVSCTTNRLLYNKQKMNTRSMKRCFRRHSQAALNRQQEMMSHCPALPQLQLLDYLQRRKERKPAPSIDLKISKAGNCVDMWKQSSFQLTVPSEIDVEKYAVAESSVKLDDTQPTVWPAQDVRDEYIFECEVGGQPQRTKVTIFQSMGDPQVYGKIYSAKDFRSEEDVTDLHLIHPPFLLGSKTDADRFLTQYKEVYERDVKCQVKMLHNSGSAGSQGQLSPSRENEADGFSALVQSSVLGKGVKHRPPPIKLPAGSACASSGNLYSTQASSGHLKCPTPPPTKNQSLSRKHSMELGLLSPAALSPMQRSGTPKPSTPTPTNTPCSTPHPADIQSATPSVTPTPQDPALPQQPTLLTSFAQQQMTLPVMTIPLPTSSTTSSQVMTNPAGLNFINVVGSVCPQTLMSGSNPMLGCSPGTLASGIPLSGLLPSGGLMSGALPAMQPAAPAAGGPFGLNNSPGLRPLNLLQLPTGPLIFNSLQQQQLSQFSPQQQSSQSATSSPQQQGDAADPGLTAEQGLSTQQTAVINLTGVGGFMSPQAAVLSQLGCGLEGSGPSLPSPRLQQQHQPQIQLQFLQHQMQQQQMGMAVGAAAQAALPRQHSANQPKSKRKRSTPQPHPKS; this is translated from the exons ATG CAACAAGTCTTAGAATATGCATTGGATCGGGCTGAG TACATTGTTGAAAGTGCTCGTCAGCGACCGTCGAAGAGACGCGTATCCTCCAGTGGAAGGAAATCCTTATATCAGAAACTTTATGAACTGTACATTGAAGAGTGTGAAAAAGAGCCAGAGCTGAAG AAACTGAGGAGAAATGTGAATCTACTAGAGAAGCTGGTCTCGCAGGAGTCAGTCTCATGTCTGGTGGTCAACCTGTACCCTGGGAATGAAGGATACTCACTTATGCTTAGAGGAAAAAATGGATCTG ATTCAGAAACAATCCGACTTCGCTATGAAGAAACCGAGTTACTGGAGTACCTGGATGCCGAGGAGCTGCCGCCCATCCTTGTAGACCTTCTGGAAAAATCACAG GTAAACATATTCCACTGTGGCTGTGTCATAGCTGAGGTCAGGGACTACCGACAGTCTGGAAATGCAAAGATGCCCACCTACCAGAGCCGGCACATCCTGCTGAGACCCACTATGCAG ACCCTGATCTGTGACGTTCATGCTATGACAAGCGATCACCACAAGTGGACACAG GATGATAAACTTCAGCTGGAGAGTCAGTTGATTCTGGCCACAGCAGAGCCTCTGTGTCTGGACCCCTCCGTCTCTGTCAGCTGCACCACCAACCGTCTGCTCTACAACAAACAGAAGATGAACACGCGATCCATGAAACG GTGTTTTAGGAGACATTCTCAAGCAGCACTCAACAGACAGCAGGAGATGATGAGCCACTGCCCTGCACTGCCACAGCTCCAACTCCTGGACTACCTgcagaggaggaaagagaggaAACCTGCTCCTTCCATAGACCTTAAGATCTCCAAAGCTGGAAAT TGTGTGGACATGTGGAAACAGAGCAGTTTTCAGCTGACTGTCCCATCAGAAATTGAT GTGGAGAAATATGCAGTGGCAGAGAGCTCTGTCAAACTAGATGACACTCAGCCCACTGTTTGGCCTGCACAG GACGTGAGAGATGAATATATTTTTGAGTGTGAGGTAGGAGGTCAGCCTCAAAGAACAAAAGTCACTATCTTCCAGTCTATGGGGGACCCGCAGGTGTATGGGAAAATCTACAGCGCCAAAGACTTCAGATCAGAGGAGGATGTCACAGATCTACACCTCATTCACCCACC ATTCCTCTTAGGTTCAAAGACAGACGCTGATCG GTTTCTGACGCAGTATAAGGAGGTGTATGAACGGGACGTTAAGTGTCAGGTGAAGATGTTGCACAACTCAGGCAGTGCAGGGTCCCAAGGCCAGCTCTCCCCCTCCAGAGAAAACGAG GCTGATGGTTTCTCAGCACTTGTCCAGTCTTCAGTTTTAGGAAAGGGTGTTAAACACAGACCTCCTCCTATCAAACTGCCAGCCGGCTCAGCCTGCGCCTCCTCAG GTAACCTGTACAGTACACAGGCCTCAAGCGGCCATCTCAAGTGCCCGACCCCTCCACCCACGAAGAATCAGTCGCTGTCCCGGAAACACTCCATGGAGCTTGGCCTGCTGTCCCCTGCTGCTCTCTCGCCCATGCAGA GATCAGGTACTCCCAAGCCCTCCACACCCACACCCACTAACACGCCATGTTCTACGCCACACCCTGCCGACATTCAGAGTGCCACGCCTTCAGTAACGCCCACCCCTCAGGACCCTGCCCTTCCACAGCAGCCCACCCTGCTGACTTCCTTCGCCCAACAGCAGATGACCCTGCCTGTCATGACTATTCCCCTGCCCACGTCCAGCACCACATCTTCACAGGTCATGACAAACCCCGCAGGGCTCAACTTCATCAACGTGGTTGGCTCGGTCTG TCCCCAGACTCTGATGAGTGGTTCCAACCCAATGCTGGGTTGTAGTCCTGGTACTCTGGCATCTGGTATACCCCTGAGTGGACTATTGCCCTCTGGTGGTCTCATGTCTGGAGCTCTTCCTGCCATGCAGCCTGCTGCTCCAGCAG CAGGTGGGCCTTTTGGCCTGAACAACAGCCCGGGACTACGACCGCTCAACCTTCTTCAG CTCCCTACGGGACCACTGATTTTTAACTCTCTACAGCAGCAGCAGTTGTCTCAGTTCTCCCCTCAACAGCAAAGCAGTCAGTCTGCCACATCCAGCCCCCAGCAGCAGGGGGACGCG GCTGATCCGGGTCTGACGGCAGAACAGGGTCTGTCCACACAACAGACGGCAGTCATCAATCTCACCGGAGTGGGTGGATTCATGTCTCCTCAGGCAGCAG TGCTGTCCCAGCTGGGTTGTGGTCTGGAGGGGTCCGGGCCCAGCCTACCGTCCCCGAGGCTCCAGCAACAGCACCAGCCACAGATCCAA TTGCAATTCTTGCAGCACCAAATGCAACAGCAGCAAATGGGTATGGCAGTGGGGGCGGCGGCACAGGCGGCGCTTCCACGGCAACATTCCGCCAACCAGCCAAAAAGTAAGAGGAAACGCAGCACGCCACAGCCCCACCCCAAATCATGA
- the LOC109097414 gene encoding transcription factor SPT20 homolog isoform X2: MQQVLEYALDRAEYIVESARQRPSKRRVSSSGRKSLYQKLYELYIEECEKEPELKKLRRNVNLLEKLVSQESVSCLVVNLYPGNEGYSLMLRGKNGSDSETIRLRYEETELLEYLDAEELPPILVDLLEKSQVNIFHCGCVIAEVRDYRQSGNAKMPTYQSRHILLRPTMQTLICDVHAMTSDHHKWTQDDKLQLESQLILATAEPLCLDPSVSVSCTTNRLLYNKQKMNTRSMKRCFRRHSQAALNRQQEMMSHCPALPQLQLLDYLQRRKERKPAPSIDLKISKAGNCVDMWKQSSFQLTVPSEIDVEKYAVAESSVKLDDTQPTVWPAQDVRDEYIFECEVGGQPQRTKVTIFQSMGDPQVYGKIYSAKDFRSEEDVTDLHLIHPPFLLGSKTDADRFLTQYKEVYERDVKCQVKMLHNSGSAGSQGQLSPSRENEADGFSALVQSSVLGKGVKHRPPPIKLPAGSACASSGNLYSTQASSGHLKCPTPPPTKNQSLSRKHSMELGLLSPAALSPMQRSGTPKPSTPTPTNTPCSTPHPADIQSATPSVTPTPQDPALPQQPTLLTSFAQQQMTLPVMTIPLPTSSTTSSQVMTNPAGLNFINVVGSVCSPQTLMSGSNPMLGCSPGTLASGIPLSGLLPSGGLMSGALPAMQPAAPAGGPFGLNNSPGLRPLNLLQLPTGPLIFNSLQQQQLSQFSPQQQSSQSATSSPQQQGDAADPGLTAEQGLSTQQTAVINLTGVGGFMSPQAAVLSQLGCGLEGSGPSLPSPRLQQQHQPQIQLQFLQHQMQQQQMGMAVGAAAQAALPRQHSANQPKSKRKRSTPQPHPKS, from the exons ATG CAACAAGTCTTAGAATATGCATTGGATCGGGCTGAG TACATTGTTGAAAGTGCTCGTCAGCGACCGTCGAAGAGACGCGTATCCTCCAGTGGAAGGAAATCCTTATATCAGAAACTTTATGAACTGTACATTGAAGAGTGTGAAAAAGAGCCAGAGCTGAAG AAACTGAGGAGAAATGTGAATCTACTAGAGAAGCTGGTCTCGCAGGAGTCAGTCTCATGTCTGGTGGTCAACCTGTACCCTGGGAATGAAGGATACTCACTTATGCTTAGAGGAAAAAATGGATCTG ATTCAGAAACAATCCGACTTCGCTATGAAGAAACCGAGTTACTGGAGTACCTGGATGCCGAGGAGCTGCCGCCCATCCTTGTAGACCTTCTGGAAAAATCACAG GTAAACATATTCCACTGTGGCTGTGTCATAGCTGAGGTCAGGGACTACCGACAGTCTGGAAATGCAAAGATGCCCACCTACCAGAGCCGGCACATCCTGCTGAGACCCACTATGCAG ACCCTGATCTGTGACGTTCATGCTATGACAAGCGATCACCACAAGTGGACACAG GATGATAAACTTCAGCTGGAGAGTCAGTTGATTCTGGCCACAGCAGAGCCTCTGTGTCTGGACCCCTCCGTCTCTGTCAGCTGCACCACCAACCGTCTGCTCTACAACAAACAGAAGATGAACACGCGATCCATGAAACG GTGTTTTAGGAGACATTCTCAAGCAGCACTCAACAGACAGCAGGAGATGATGAGCCACTGCCCTGCACTGCCACAGCTCCAACTCCTGGACTACCTgcagaggaggaaagagaggaAACCTGCTCCTTCCATAGACCTTAAGATCTCCAAAGCTGGAAAT TGTGTGGACATGTGGAAACAGAGCAGTTTTCAGCTGACTGTCCCATCAGAAATTGAT GTGGAGAAATATGCAGTGGCAGAGAGCTCTGTCAAACTAGATGACACTCAGCCCACTGTTTGGCCTGCACAG GACGTGAGAGATGAATATATTTTTGAGTGTGAGGTAGGAGGTCAGCCTCAAAGAACAAAAGTCACTATCTTCCAGTCTATGGGGGACCCGCAGGTGTATGGGAAAATCTACAGCGCCAAAGACTTCAGATCAGAGGAGGATGTCACAGATCTACACCTCATTCACCCACC ATTCCTCTTAGGTTCAAAGACAGACGCTGATCG GTTTCTGACGCAGTATAAGGAGGTGTATGAACGGGACGTTAAGTGTCAGGTGAAGATGTTGCACAACTCAGGCAGTGCAGGGTCCCAAGGCCAGCTCTCCCCCTCCAGAGAAAACGAG GCTGATGGTTTCTCAGCACTTGTCCAGTCTTCAGTTTTAGGAAAGGGTGTTAAACACAGACCTCCTCCTATCAAACTGCCAGCCGGCTCAGCCTGCGCCTCCTCAG GTAACCTGTACAGTACACAGGCCTCAAGCGGCCATCTCAAGTGCCCGACCCCTCCACCCACGAAGAATCAGTCGCTGTCCCGGAAACACTCCATGGAGCTTGGCCTGCTGTCCCCTGCTGCTCTCTCGCCCATGCAGA GATCAGGTACTCCCAAGCCCTCCACACCCACACCCACTAACACGCCATGTTCTACGCCACACCCTGCCGACATTCAGAGTGCCACGCCTTCAGTAACGCCCACCCCTCAGGACCCTGCCCTTCCACAGCAGCCCACCCTGCTGACTTCCTTCGCCCAACAGCAGATGACCCTGCCTGTCATGACTATTCCCCTGCCCACGTCCAGCACCACATCTTCACAGGTCATGACAAACCCCGCAGGGCTCAACTTCATCAACGTGGTTGGCTCGGTCTG CAGTCCCCAGACTCTGATGAGTGGTTCCAACCCAATGCTGGGTTGTAGTCCTGGTACTCTGGCATCTGGTATACCCCTGAGTGGACTATTGCCCTCTGGTGGTCTCATGTCTGGAGCTCTTCCTGCCATGCAGCCTGCTGCTCCAGCAG GTGGGCCTTTTGGCCTGAACAACAGCCCGGGACTACGACCGCTCAACCTTCTTCAG CTCCCTACGGGACCACTGATTTTTAACTCTCTACAGCAGCAGCAGTTGTCTCAGTTCTCCCCTCAACAGCAAAGCAGTCAGTCTGCCACATCCAGCCCCCAGCAGCAGGGGGACGCG GCTGATCCGGGTCTGACGGCAGAACAGGGTCTGTCCACACAACAGACGGCAGTCATCAATCTCACCGGAGTGGGTGGATTCATGTCTCCTCAGGCAGCAG TGCTGTCCCAGCTGGGTTGTGGTCTGGAGGGGTCCGGGCCCAGCCTACCGTCCCCGAGGCTCCAGCAACAGCACCAGCCACAGATCCAA TTGCAATTCTTGCAGCACCAAATGCAACAGCAGCAAATGGGTATGGCAGTGGGGGCGGCGGCACAGGCGGCGCTTCCACGGCAACATTCCGCCAACCAGCCAAAAAGTAAGAGGAAACGCAGCACGCCACAGCCCCACCCCAAATCATGA
- the LOC109097414 gene encoding transcription factor SPT20 homolog isoform X1: MQQVLEYALDRAEYIVESARQRPSKRRVSSSGRKSLYQKLYELYIEECEKEPELKKLRRNVNLLEKLVSQESVSCLVVNLYPGNEGYSLMLRGKNGSDSETIRLRYEETELLEYLDAEELPPILVDLLEKSQVNIFHCGCVIAEVRDYRQSGNAKMPTYQSRHILLRPTMQTLICDVHAMTSDHHKWTQDDKLQLESQLILATAEPLCLDPSVSVSCTTNRLLYNKQKMNTRSMKRCFRRHSQAALNRQQEMMSHCPALPQLQLLDYLQRRKERKPAPSIDLKISKAGNCVDMWKQSSFQLTVPSEIDVEKYAVAESSVKLDDTQPTVWPAQDVRDEYIFECEVGGQPQRTKVTIFQSMGDPQVYGKIYSAKDFRSEEDVTDLHLIHPPFLLGSKTDADRFLTQYKEVYERDVKCQVKMLHNSGSAGSQGQLSPSRENEADGFSALVQSSVLGKGVKHRPPPIKLPAGSACASSGNLYSTQASSGHLKCPTPPPTKNQSLSRKHSMELGLLSPAALSPMQRSGTPKPSTPTPTNTPCSTPHPADIQSATPSVTPTPQDPALPQQPTLLTSFAQQQMTLPVMTIPLPTSSTTSSQVMTNPAGLNFINVVGSVCSPQTLMSGSNPMLGCSPGTLASGIPLSGLLPSGGLMSGALPAMQPAAPAAGGPFGLNNSPGLRPLNLLQLPTGPLIFNSLQQQQLSQFSPQQQSSQSATSSPQQQGDAADPGLTAEQGLSTQQTAVINLTGVGGFMSPQAAVLSQLGCGLEGSGPSLPSPRLQQQHQPQIQLQFLQHQMQQQQMGMAVGAAAQAALPRQHSANQPKSKRKRSTPQPHPKS, from the exons ATG CAACAAGTCTTAGAATATGCATTGGATCGGGCTGAG TACATTGTTGAAAGTGCTCGTCAGCGACCGTCGAAGAGACGCGTATCCTCCAGTGGAAGGAAATCCTTATATCAGAAACTTTATGAACTGTACATTGAAGAGTGTGAAAAAGAGCCAGAGCTGAAG AAACTGAGGAGAAATGTGAATCTACTAGAGAAGCTGGTCTCGCAGGAGTCAGTCTCATGTCTGGTGGTCAACCTGTACCCTGGGAATGAAGGATACTCACTTATGCTTAGAGGAAAAAATGGATCTG ATTCAGAAACAATCCGACTTCGCTATGAAGAAACCGAGTTACTGGAGTACCTGGATGCCGAGGAGCTGCCGCCCATCCTTGTAGACCTTCTGGAAAAATCACAG GTAAACATATTCCACTGTGGCTGTGTCATAGCTGAGGTCAGGGACTACCGACAGTCTGGAAATGCAAAGATGCCCACCTACCAGAGCCGGCACATCCTGCTGAGACCCACTATGCAG ACCCTGATCTGTGACGTTCATGCTATGACAAGCGATCACCACAAGTGGACACAG GATGATAAACTTCAGCTGGAGAGTCAGTTGATTCTGGCCACAGCAGAGCCTCTGTGTCTGGACCCCTCCGTCTCTGTCAGCTGCACCACCAACCGTCTGCTCTACAACAAACAGAAGATGAACACGCGATCCATGAAACG GTGTTTTAGGAGACATTCTCAAGCAGCACTCAACAGACAGCAGGAGATGATGAGCCACTGCCCTGCACTGCCACAGCTCCAACTCCTGGACTACCTgcagaggaggaaagagaggaAACCTGCTCCTTCCATAGACCTTAAGATCTCCAAAGCTGGAAAT TGTGTGGACATGTGGAAACAGAGCAGTTTTCAGCTGACTGTCCCATCAGAAATTGAT GTGGAGAAATATGCAGTGGCAGAGAGCTCTGTCAAACTAGATGACACTCAGCCCACTGTTTGGCCTGCACAG GACGTGAGAGATGAATATATTTTTGAGTGTGAGGTAGGAGGTCAGCCTCAAAGAACAAAAGTCACTATCTTCCAGTCTATGGGGGACCCGCAGGTGTATGGGAAAATCTACAGCGCCAAAGACTTCAGATCAGAGGAGGATGTCACAGATCTACACCTCATTCACCCACC ATTCCTCTTAGGTTCAAAGACAGACGCTGATCG GTTTCTGACGCAGTATAAGGAGGTGTATGAACGGGACGTTAAGTGTCAGGTGAAGATGTTGCACAACTCAGGCAGTGCAGGGTCCCAAGGCCAGCTCTCCCCCTCCAGAGAAAACGAG GCTGATGGTTTCTCAGCACTTGTCCAGTCTTCAGTTTTAGGAAAGGGTGTTAAACACAGACCTCCTCCTATCAAACTGCCAGCCGGCTCAGCCTGCGCCTCCTCAG GTAACCTGTACAGTACACAGGCCTCAAGCGGCCATCTCAAGTGCCCGACCCCTCCACCCACGAAGAATCAGTCGCTGTCCCGGAAACACTCCATGGAGCTTGGCCTGCTGTCCCCTGCTGCTCTCTCGCCCATGCAGA GATCAGGTACTCCCAAGCCCTCCACACCCACACCCACTAACACGCCATGTTCTACGCCACACCCTGCCGACATTCAGAGTGCCACGCCTTCAGTAACGCCCACCCCTCAGGACCCTGCCCTTCCACAGCAGCCCACCCTGCTGACTTCCTTCGCCCAACAGCAGATGACCCTGCCTGTCATGACTATTCCCCTGCCCACGTCCAGCACCACATCTTCACAGGTCATGACAAACCCCGCAGGGCTCAACTTCATCAACGTGGTTGGCTCGGTCTG CAGTCCCCAGACTCTGATGAGTGGTTCCAACCCAATGCTGGGTTGTAGTCCTGGTACTCTGGCATCTGGTATACCCCTGAGTGGACTATTGCCCTCTGGTGGTCTCATGTCTGGAGCTCTTCCTGCCATGCAGCCTGCTGCTCCAGCAG CAGGTGGGCCTTTTGGCCTGAACAACAGCCCGGGACTACGACCGCTCAACCTTCTTCAG CTCCCTACGGGACCACTGATTTTTAACTCTCTACAGCAGCAGCAGTTGTCTCAGTTCTCCCCTCAACAGCAAAGCAGTCAGTCTGCCACATCCAGCCCCCAGCAGCAGGGGGACGCG GCTGATCCGGGTCTGACGGCAGAACAGGGTCTGTCCACACAACAGACGGCAGTCATCAATCTCACCGGAGTGGGTGGATTCATGTCTCCTCAGGCAGCAG TGCTGTCCCAGCTGGGTTGTGGTCTGGAGGGGTCCGGGCCCAGCCTACCGTCCCCGAGGCTCCAGCAACAGCACCAGCCACAGATCCAA TTGCAATTCTTGCAGCACCAAATGCAACAGCAGCAAATGGGTATGGCAGTGGGGGCGGCGGCACAGGCGGCGCTTCCACGGCAACATTCCGCCAACCAGCCAAAAAGTAAGAGGAAACGCAGCACGCCACAGCCCCACCCCAAATCATGA
- the LOC109097414 gene encoding transcription factor SPT20 homolog isoform X4, giving the protein MQQVLEYALDRAEYIVESARQRPSKRRVSSSGRKSLYQKLYELYIEECEKEPELKKLRRNVNLLEKLVSQESVSCLVVNLYPGNEGYSLMLRGKNGSDSETIRLRYEETELLEYLDAEELPPILVDLLEKSQVNIFHCGCVIAEVRDYRQSGNAKMPTYQSRHILLRPTMQTLICDVHAMTSDHHKWTQDDKLQLESQLILATAEPLCLDPSVSVSCTTNRLLYNKQKMNTRSMKRCFRRHSQAALNRQQEMMSHCPALPQLQLLDYLQRRKERKPAPSIDLKISKAGNCVDMWKQSSFQLTVPSEIDVEKYAVAESSVKLDDTQPTVWPAQDVRDEYIFECEVGGQPQRTKVTIFQSMGDPQVYGKIYSAKDFRSEEDVTDLHLIHPPFLLGSKTDADRFLTQYKEVYERDVKCQVKMLHNSGSAGSQGQLSPSRENESSVLGKGVKHRPPPIKLPAGSACASSGNLYSTQASSGHLKCPTPPPTKNQSLSRKHSMELGLLSPAALSPMQRSGTPKPSTPTPTNTPCSTPHPADIQSATPSVTPTPQDPALPQQPTLLTSFAQQQMTLPVMTIPLPTSSTTSSQVMTNPAGLNFINVVGSVCSPQTLMSGSNPMLGCSPGTLASGIPLSGLLPSGGLMSGALPAMQPAAPAAGGPFGLNNSPGLRPLNLLQLPTGPLIFNSLQQQQLSQFSPQQQSSQSATSSPQQQGDAADPGLTAEQGLSTQQTAVINLTGVGGFMSPQAAVLSQLGCGLEGSGPSLPSPRLQQQHQPQIQLQFLQHQMQQQQMGMAVGAAAQAALPRQHSANQPKSKRKRSTPQPHPKS; this is encoded by the exons ATG CAACAAGTCTTAGAATATGCATTGGATCGGGCTGAG TACATTGTTGAAAGTGCTCGTCAGCGACCGTCGAAGAGACGCGTATCCTCCAGTGGAAGGAAATCCTTATATCAGAAACTTTATGAACTGTACATTGAAGAGTGTGAAAAAGAGCCAGAGCTGAAG AAACTGAGGAGAAATGTGAATCTACTAGAGAAGCTGGTCTCGCAGGAGTCAGTCTCATGTCTGGTGGTCAACCTGTACCCTGGGAATGAAGGATACTCACTTATGCTTAGAGGAAAAAATGGATCTG ATTCAGAAACAATCCGACTTCGCTATGAAGAAACCGAGTTACTGGAGTACCTGGATGCCGAGGAGCTGCCGCCCATCCTTGTAGACCTTCTGGAAAAATCACAG GTAAACATATTCCACTGTGGCTGTGTCATAGCTGAGGTCAGGGACTACCGACAGTCTGGAAATGCAAAGATGCCCACCTACCAGAGCCGGCACATCCTGCTGAGACCCACTATGCAG ACCCTGATCTGTGACGTTCATGCTATGACAAGCGATCACCACAAGTGGACACAG GATGATAAACTTCAGCTGGAGAGTCAGTTGATTCTGGCCACAGCAGAGCCTCTGTGTCTGGACCCCTCCGTCTCTGTCAGCTGCACCACCAACCGTCTGCTCTACAACAAACAGAAGATGAACACGCGATCCATGAAACG GTGTTTTAGGAGACATTCTCAAGCAGCACTCAACAGACAGCAGGAGATGATGAGCCACTGCCCTGCACTGCCACAGCTCCAACTCCTGGACTACCTgcagaggaggaaagagaggaAACCTGCTCCTTCCATAGACCTTAAGATCTCCAAAGCTGGAAAT TGTGTGGACATGTGGAAACAGAGCAGTTTTCAGCTGACTGTCCCATCAGAAATTGAT GTGGAGAAATATGCAGTGGCAGAGAGCTCTGTCAAACTAGATGACACTCAGCCCACTGTTTGGCCTGCACAG GACGTGAGAGATGAATATATTTTTGAGTGTGAGGTAGGAGGTCAGCCTCAAAGAACAAAAGTCACTATCTTCCAGTCTATGGGGGACCCGCAGGTGTATGGGAAAATCTACAGCGCCAAAGACTTCAGATCAGAGGAGGATGTCACAGATCTACACCTCATTCACCCACC ATTCCTCTTAGGTTCAAAGACAGACGCTGATCG GTTTCTGACGCAGTATAAGGAGGTGTATGAACGGGACGTTAAGTGTCAGGTGAAGATGTTGCACAACTCAGGCAGTGCAGGGTCCCAAGGCCAGCTCTCCCCCTCCAGAGAAAACGAG TCTTCAGTTTTAGGAAAGGGTGTTAAACACAGACCTCCTCCTATCAAACTGCCAGCCGGCTCAGCCTGCGCCTCCTCAG GTAACCTGTACAGTACACAGGCCTCAAGCGGCCATCTCAAGTGCCCGACCCCTCCACCCACGAAGAATCAGTCGCTGTCCCGGAAACACTCCATGGAGCTTGGCCTGCTGTCCCCTGCTGCTCTCTCGCCCATGCAGA GATCAGGTACTCCCAAGCCCTCCACACCCACACCCACTAACACGCCATGTTCTACGCCACACCCTGCCGACATTCAGAGTGCCACGCCTTCAGTAACGCCCACCCCTCAGGACCCTGCCCTTCCACAGCAGCCCACCCTGCTGACTTCCTTCGCCCAACAGCAGATGACCCTGCCTGTCATGACTATTCCCCTGCCCACGTCCAGCACCACATCTTCACAGGTCATGACAAACCCCGCAGGGCTCAACTTCATCAACGTGGTTGGCTCGGTCTG CAGTCCCCAGACTCTGATGAGTGGTTCCAACCCAATGCTGGGTTGTAGTCCTGGTACTCTGGCATCTGGTATACCCCTGAGTGGACTATTGCCCTCTGGTGGTCTCATGTCTGGAGCTCTTCCTGCCATGCAGCCTGCTGCTCCAGCAG CAGGTGGGCCTTTTGGCCTGAACAACAGCCCGGGACTACGACCGCTCAACCTTCTTCAG CTCCCTACGGGACCACTGATTTTTAACTCTCTACAGCAGCAGCAGTTGTCTCAGTTCTCCCCTCAACAGCAAAGCAGTCAGTCTGCCACATCCAGCCCCCAGCAGCAGGGGGACGCG GCTGATCCGGGTCTGACGGCAGAACAGGGTCTGTCCACACAACAGACGGCAGTCATCAATCTCACCGGAGTGGGTGGATTCATGTCTCCTCAGGCAGCAG TGCTGTCCCAGCTGGGTTGTGGTCTGGAGGGGTCCGGGCCCAGCCTACCGTCCCCGAGGCTCCAGCAACAGCACCAGCCACAGATCCAA TTGCAATTCTTGCAGCACCAAATGCAACAGCAGCAAATGGGTATGGCAGTGGGGGCGGCGGCACAGGCGGCGCTTCCACGGCAACATTCCGCCAACCAGCCAAAAAGTAAGAGGAAACGCAGCACGCCACAGCCCCACCCCAAATCATGA